A genome region from Hevea brasiliensis isolate MT/VB/25A 57/8 chromosome 7, ASM3005281v1, whole genome shotgun sequence includes the following:
- the LOC110662980 gene encoding mannan endo-1,4-beta-mannosidase 2, translating to MLVYNRIKNTHEHMRSYTRYIRKMVAGNGLFYPILGFASCVAFIYMSFGDLGLTYHQEPELAFVTRNGTQFVVDGRPFYINGWNSYWLMDHSAEEDRKPRVSAMLEAGAKMGLTVCRTWAFNDGGYNALQISPGRFDERVFKALDYVIAEARQHGIRLLFSLVNNLRAYGGKTQYVKWAWEEGIGLSSSNDSFFFDPTIKRYFKNYVKTLLTRKNTITGIEYRNDPIIFGWELMNEPRCMSDSSGDTLQDWMEEMSAFVKSIDKNHLLTVGLEGFYGPKNPKRLTVNPEDWASTFGTDFIRNSKVPDIDFASVHIYPDHWVQHQTFEEKLTFVSKWMLSHIEDGHYELNKPVFFTEYGFSNLNNDFQPSQRERFYKTVLDIVYKSAKRKRAGAGALVWQLFVEGMEEFNDDFGIVTWERPSTYKYFTKQSCSLARLQGIPLQNQIYRELCLQRQ from the exons ATGCTTGTGTACAATCGAATCAAGAACACACATGAGCACATGAG ATCCTATACACGCTATATACGAAAAATGGTGGCTGGAAATGGGCTATTTTACCCAATTCTTGGTTTTGCCTCCTGCGTGGCATTCATTTACATGTCTTTTGGTGATTTGGGGCTTACTTATCATCAAGAACCAGAGTTAGCTTTTGTGACAAGAAATGGAACTCAGTTTGTTGTGGATGGCAGGCCCTTTTACATTAATGGATGGAATTCTTATTGGTTAATGGATCATTCTGCGGAAGAAGATAGGAAACCCAGGGTTAGCGCAATGCTAGAAGCTGGTGCCAAGATGGGTCTCACTGTTTGTCGAACATGGGCCTTCAATGATGGCGGCTACAATGCTCTCCAGATTTCCCCTGGTCGGTTTGATGAGCGGGTCTTCAAG GCCTTGGATTATGTCATTGCAGAAGCAAGACAGCATGGAATCAGACTGCTTTTTAGTTTAGTCAATAACTTAAGGGCATATGGTGGGAAAACACAGTATGTGAAGTGGGCGTGGGAAGAAGGCATTGGTTTGAGCTCTTCAAATGATTCTTTCTTCTTTGACCCAACCATCAAAAGATATTTCAAGAACTATGTTAAG ACTTTGTTGACTAGAAAAAACACCATCACAGGGATTGAATATAGGAATGATCCCATCATCTtcggatgggaattgatgaatgaaCCTCGTTGCATGTCTGATTCTTCAGGTGACACTCTTCAA GACTGGATGGAAGAAATGTCAGCTTTTGTGAAATCTATTGACAAGAACCATCTACTGACAGTGGGCCTGGAAGGATTTTATGGTCCTAAAAACCCAAAGAGATTAACTGTGAACCCAGAAGATTGGGCGTCAACCTTTGGAACTGATTTTATTCGCAACTCCAAGGTCCCAGACATTGATTTTGCCTCTGTTCATATATACCCTGATCATTG GGTTCAACATCAAACATTTGAAGAGAAGCTGACATTTGTGTCCAAGTGGATGCTTTCTCACATTGAAGATGGTCATTATGAACTGAATAAGCCAGTCTTTTTCACCGAGTATGGATTCTCTAACCTGAACAATGACTTCCAGCCATCTCAACGTGAAAGGTTTTACAAAACTGTTTTAGACATCGTCTATAAATCTGCAAAGAGAAAACGAGCTGGGGCAGGTGCATTGGTCTGGCAATTGTTTGTCGAAGGAATGGAAGAGTTTAATGATGATTTTGGGATTGTAACATGGGAAAGACCATCAACATATAAATACTTTACTAAACAATCATGCAGCTTGGCCAGATTGCAGGGAATTCCTCTGCAAAATCAAATTTATAGAGAGTTGTGTTTGCAGAGACAGTAA